A window from Saccharomyces cerevisiae S288C chromosome XIII, complete sequence encodes these proteins:
- the SEC65 gene encoding RNA-binding signal recognition particle subunit SEC65 (Subunit of the signal recognition particle (SRP); involved in protein targeting to the ER; interacts with Srp54p; homolog of mammalian SRP19): MPRLEEIDDFNDIDDLDMELAELDPSLRTPIAPKITPKVVRSQDQENPAFLPGTNNNSNSNNNSSNEKEQLSFINPKTGKVERSEAISKKDLEEVKRFQVLYPCYFDINRSHKEGRRVPKELAVENPLAKTMADAVRELGILCIFEGEKCHPQDFGNPGRIRVLFKENGQLIGAATKFKGGKRQLMKAVGEYMKRHPTTIESLREIPYGPDFDNIEFKKIPRVKGFKMNEIVPLHSPFLMGHPMTKSVYETPKITAAEKSFKPPKNKYKVVRR; the protein is encoded by the coding sequence ATGCCTAGATTAGAAGAGATTGACGATTTCAATGATATCGACGACCTTGATATGGAATTGGCCGAGTTAGATCCATCTTTGAGGACGCCGATCGCTCCCAAGATAACGCCTAAGGTTGTAAGGAGCCAGGACCAAGAGAACCCTGCATTTTTACCTGGCACGAATAACAACAGTAAtagcaacaacaatagTAGCAACGAAAAAGAGCAGTTGAGTTTTATTAACCCAAAAACTGGTAAGGTTGAACGTTCGGAGGCTATTTCGAAGAAAGATTTAGAAGAAGTCAAAAGATTCCAAGTACTCTATCCATGTTACTTTGACATAAACAGATCACATAAGGAAGGGAGAAGGGTTCCTAAGGAGTTGGCTGTTGAAAATCCTTTGGCTAAAACTATGGCAGATGCTGTCCGTGAATTGGGAATATTATGCATTTTTGAAGGTGAAAAATGTCACCCACAAGATTTTGGTAATCCTGGTAGAATTCGTGtacttttcaaagaaaatggacAATTAATTGGCGCAGCCACTAAATTCAAAGGTGGAAAGAGGCAATTAATGAAAGCTGTTGGGGAGTATATGAAAAGACATCCAACTACTATTGAATCTTTAAGGGAGATTCCATATGGCCCTGATTTCGACAATAttgaattcaaaaagattCCACGTGTAAAGGGATTCAAAATGAATGAGATTGTTCCGCTGCATAGTCCGTTCTTGATGGGCCACCCAATGACAAAATCTGTTTACGAAACTCCTAAGATTACAGCGGCAGAAAAGTCGTTCAAGCCACCAAAAAATAAGTACAAAGTAGTTAGAAGATGA
- the URA5 gene encoding orotate phosphoribosyltransferase URA5 (Major orotate phosphoribosyltransferase (OPRTase) isozyme; catalyzes the fifth enzymatic step in de novo biosynthesis of pyrimidines, converting orotate into orotidine-5'-phosphate; URA5 has a paralog, URA10, that arose from the whole genome duplication) produces MPIMLEDYQKNFLELAIECQALRFGSFKLKSGRESPYFFNLGLFNTGKLLSNLATAYAIAIIQSDLKFDVIFGPAYKGIPLAAIVCVKLAEIGGSKFQNIQYAFNRKEAKDHGEGGIIVGSALENKRILIIDDVMTAGTAINEAFEIISNAKGQVVGSIIALDRQEVVSTDDKEGLSATQTVSKKYGIPVLSIVSLIHIITYLEGRITAEEKSKIEQYLQTYGASA; encoded by the coding sequence ATGCCTATTATGTTGGAAGACTACCAAAAGAACTTTCTAGAGTTGGCCATCGAATGCCAGGCTCTAAGATTTGGTTCATTCAAGTTGAAATCAGGTAGAGAATCGCcatatttctttaatttgGGATTGTTCAATACTGGTAAATTGCTTTCCAATTTGGCTACTGCGTATGCAATTGCCATCATACAATctgatttgaaatttgatGTGATTTTCGGTCCTGCCTACAAAGGTATCCCACTTGCTGCTATTGTTTGTGTGAAATTGGCGGAGATTGGTGGCTCtaaatttcaaaacattCAGTACGCTTTTAACAGAAAGGAAGCCAAAGATCATGGTGAAGGTGGTATCATTGTCGGCTCTGCCCTAGAGAACAAGAGAATATTAATCATCGACGACGTCATGACTGCTGGTACTGCCATTAACGAGGCCTTTGAGATCATCAGTAACGCCAAGGGTCAGGTAGTTGGCTCCATAATTGCTCTTGATAGACAGGAAGTTGTGAGTACTGACGATAAAGAAGGACTCAGCGCCACTCAAACTGTTAGCAAAAAATACGGTATCCCAGTCTTGAGCATTGTCTCCTTAATTCACATAATTACCTATTTGGAAGGCAGAATAACAGCAGAAGAGAAAAGCAAGATCGAACAATACCTTCAAACCTACGGTGCCTCCGCTTAA
- the MDM1 gene encoding Mdm1p (PtdIns-3-P binding protein that tethers the ER to vacuoles at NVJs; anchored in the ER membrane at nucleus-vacuole junctions and binds phosphatidylinositol 3-phosphate (PtdIns-3-P) in the vacuolar membrane via its Phox homology (PX) domain; expressed predominantly in late G1 to early S phase of the cell cycle; mutation affects nuclear and mitochondrial transmission to daughter buds; similar to 4 human genes, one of which (SNX14) is associated with neurological disease), whose protein sequence is MPKFPQFRLILVLFYLISMIQWSVITFSLGFFLNVCIFAYFVFFKSLPDLPKPQPRFVDIVPESSNTVDVDKELKSVEGLIQDGNAQIGKELESIVNLIIKDFVQPWFTKIDKNSDAEFLKVIKWRLLQTLLVVKDKLMKNDSASLIVLKLLPIFNKHFSTFCDAREAVLSDLTLERHKSANIDLQIAVEFNKNYKIHKSLSLKPNALQKEIEKSIRKTVIGLLPHLFDNDELDSLLVFTLMTEVLTTCIISPLIFKFTDPDSWNLRIVSLSQNYFEEKHKVHKIRRMLSKELQDHRKVMNDVANKDVGEPSSEKLELNAEYTGKQFEHYLNQLDSLLDLSDIKYVAYSLALKIYQLKENEHLTKENLKYKKRLLLSLNLIESKLSFPGSEIDTASKKLAREANYPDLNMDNGIVLKEMASFLTSITLKDIVDDSEFLPFFESFLGSVPETQGSTFLEYSQTIESFKNPLEDATSEDIISGYSGISTMQLQEISSKFFHNNNLQNMKLLDEGLVKNIILFRNSFQINNDEDTFILARKSVLLLQTEAIKYLDDRFLPLFKKTPSFLKMLSTSHIISTDIYAHFLSRIGGVNNPEQNKIIKDNVKTDFMNPVRIFANPGITDALDNIVNGSGSKPHKSRISSNPRYSQLFGSENDNIFKDKLFDDENDNTSEISVVEDQLDHPRNMEKVSVSSGNSGLNPSQFYGSNNFRDNIASLTISIDQIEKELELLRHLILKADLTNNQMQLKILKKSQRTLLKELEMKELLKQQYMVQENGNSLFRKTKIYIRSYFSENSSNGLKEITYYIINIHHFNNGQVSSWDMARRYNEFFELNTYLKKNFRDLMRQLQDLFPSKVKMSLKYHVTKTLLYEERKQKLEKYLRELLSISEICEDNIFRRFLTDPTPFKLNKEYMHDDILEEPLHEPIGSSNSTSNSSSVVDLQSSEDGGELNFYEDERHFFTDSGYPFYSQNKSFVKQICDLFISLFALNKANAGWLRGRAIITVLQQLLGSTIEKYIKVSIQKLRSEDQVFEAIVTFKNMLWGDNGLFERKRNETAEATRSEGERLRTEQLALTSLQRLFADTCGRVVGLRDSHEAAGRVHAMLQNPYLNASLLLEALDAILLDIICND, encoded by the coding sequence ATGCCTAAGTTTCCACAGTTTCGATTGATTTTAGTTTTGTTTTACTTAATATCAATGATACAATGGTCGGTAATCACTTTTTCGCTGGGGTTCTTTCTTAATGTCTGCATCTTTGCGTACTTCGTATTCTTCAAATCCTTGCCTGATTTACCGAAACCTCAGCCAAGATTTGTTGATATCGTACCGGAAAGTTCGAATACTGTGGATGTTGATAAAGAATTGAAGTCTGTCGAGGGTTTAATACAAGATGGGAACGCGCAAATTGGGAAAGAATTAGAGAGTATTGTTAATTTAATTATTAAAGATTTTGTTCAGCCTTGGTTCACAAAAATCGATAAGAATAGTGACGCAGAGTTCCTCAAAGTAATAAAGTGGAGATTATTACAAACGCTCCTAGTGGTGAAGGACAAGTTGATGAAGAATGATAGTGCCAGCTTGATTGTTCTGAAGCTGTTGCCTATATTTAACAAACATTTCAGCACTTTTTGTGATGCCAGAGAAGCTGTGCTAAGCGATTTGACTCTTGAAAGGCATAAATCAGCCAACATCGATCTACAAATTGCCGTTGagtttaataaaaattacaaaatacaTAAATCATTATCATTGAAGCCGAATGCTCTTcagaaagaaattgaaaaatccaTAAGGAAAACTGTAATCGGGCTCCTTCCTCACctttttgataatgatgaGTTAGATTCATTGCTTGTTTTCACATTAATGACGGAAGTTCTCACTACGTGCATTATTTCTCCattaattttcaaatttactGATCCAGATAGTTGGAATTTAAGAATTGTAAGCCTTTCACAAAATTATTTCGAGGAAAAGCACAAAGTTCACAAGATAAGAAGAATGTTGAGTAAAGAGTTACAAGATCATAGAAAAGTGATGAATGACGTAGCGAACAAAGATGTTGGAGAACCCTCaagtgaaaaattggaGCTTAATGCTGAATATACTGGAAAACAATTCGAGCATTATCTCAACCAGTTGGACTCCTTGTTGGATTTAAGTGATATCAAATATGTTGCGTATTCATTGGCCCTCAAAATATACcaattgaaagaaaatgaacaTTTGACCaaggaaaatttgaagTATAAGAAACGATTACTGCTTTCCTTAAATTTGATTGAATCAAAGTTATCGTTCCCTGGCTCGGAAATTGATACGGCAAGCAAAAAGCTTGCAAGAGAGGCTAATTATCCCGATTTAAATATGGATAATGGAATAGTATTGAAGGAAATGGCTTCATTTCTTACCTCCATCACATTGAAGGACATTGTAGACGATAGCGagtttcttcctttttttgaatcattTTTAGGCAGTGTTCCTGAAACACAGGGTTCAACATTTTTAGAGTATTCGCAAACAATTGAATCATTCAAAAATCCCTTGGAAGATGCTACATCTGAAGATATAATTTCTGGTTATTCAGGAATTAGCACAATGCAACTGCAAgagatttcttcaaagttttttcataaCAATAACTTGCAAAATATGAAATTGCTGGATGAAGGTTtagtgaaaaatataatactTTTCAGAAATTCATTTCAAATCAACAACGATGAAGACACATTTATCCTAGCTCGGAAAAGCGTTTTACTACTACAGACAGAGGCTATAAAGTATCTCGATGATAGATTTTTACCtcttttcaagaaaacaCCTTCATTTCTCAAAATGCTTTCAACGTCCCACATCATTTCGACTGATATATATGCTCACTTTCTGAGTAGAATCGGTGGTGTTAACAATCCagaacaaaacaaaataataaaagataATGTGAAGACTGATTTTATGAATCCTGTCAGAATATTCGCAAACCCCGGCATCACAGATGCTTTAGATAATATAGTGAATGGATCGGGATCCAAGCCGCATAAATCAAGAATAAGCTCAAATCCCCGTTATTCTCAGCTCTTTGGTTCAGAAAATGACaacattttcaaagataaaCTCTTCGACGATGAAAACGATAATACCTCAGAAATTTCTGTTGTCGAGGATCAGTTGGATCACCCACGTAATATGGAGAAAGTAAGTGTTTCCAGCGGGAATTCAGGCCTAAATCCTAGCCAATTTTATGGGTCAAACAACTTTAGGGATAATATAGCATCCTTGACTATTTCAATTGATCAGATTGAGAAAGAGCTTGAACTTTTAAGgcatttgattttgaaggCAGATCTGACCAACAATCAAATGCagttgaaaattttaaaaaagtcACAAAGAACCCTATTAAAGGAACTAGAAATGAAGGAACTGTTGAAACAGCAATATATGGTacaagaaaatggtaatAGTTTGTTCAGAAAAACTAAGATATACATTAGGTCGTACTTCAGTGAGAATTCTAGTAATGGCCTAAAAGAAATAACTTATtatatcatcaatatcCATCATTTTAACAATGGGCAGGTAAGTTCTTGGGATATGGCAAGGAGAtataatgaattttttgaattaaatacatatttgaaaaagaattttaGGGATCTGATGAGGCAGTTGCAAGATTTGTTCCCGTCAAAAGTGAAAATGTCATTGAAATATCATGTTACAAAAACATTGCTTTATGAGGAACGAAAGcaaaaacttgaaaagtACTTGCGAGAACTATTATCTATTTCTGAAATATGCGAAGATAACATTTTCAGAAGATTTTTGACAGATCCTACCCCATTCAAACTGAACAAGGAATATATGCATGATGATATTCTGGAGGAGCCACTTCATGAACCTATTGGTAGTAGTAATAGCACAAGTAATAGCAGTTCTGTTGTTGATTTACAAAGCTCTGAAGACGGCGGTGAATTGAATTTCTATGAAGATGAAAGACATTTTTTCACCGATTCTGGCTATCCTTTTTATTCGCAAAATAAATCTTTTGTTAAACAGATATGTGACTTATTTATTTCGCTCTTTGCTTTAAATAAGGCCAACGCGGGTTGGTTAAGAGGAAGGGCTATAATTACCGTTTTACAACAGCTTCTTGGGAGCACTATTGAAAAGTATATAAAGGTCagcattcaaaaattgagaTCAGAGGATCAAGTATTTGAAGCAATAGTTACATTCAAGAATATGCTATGGGGTGATAACGGTCTGttcgaaagaaaaagaaatgaaacGGCAGAGGCAACAAGAAGCGAAGGTGAAAGGTTACGGACGGAACAACTCGCTTTAACCAGTTTGCAAAGACTCTTCGCAGACACTTGTGGTCGTGTAGTTGGTCTAAGAGATTCTCATGAAGCTGCTGGCCGGGTCCATGCCATGCTACAGAATCCGTATTTAAATGCCAGCTTACTGTTGGAAGCTCTTGATGCAATTTTATTGGACATAATATGTAATGactga
- the PML39 gene encoding Pml39p (Protein required for nuclear retention of unspliced pre-mRNAs; required along with Mlp1p and Pml1p; anchored to the nuclear pore complex through an interaction between its bimodular nuclear basket-interaction domain (NuBaID) and Mlp1p and Mlp2p; localizes to the nuclear basket enables linkage between subpopulations of Mlp1p; associates with the subset of nuclear pores farthest from the nucleolus; homologous to human ZC3HC1, a NuBaID containing protein), protein MEKDALEVRLKSIRHSLDKNTKLLPGKYRNTLGERLITKWRYKKKSHNGSSMLPEKCKSHVQLYDDLVQESSKHFVGFRLHDLRALLKRICSIQNYTRHVLIEWDVRWVNPLTLASKGWEPYQSASQSQVPFKCCCCHAIMTIPLLKNGDDVADYTMKLNEKIWNSNIIGNHLQKCPWRENQVDLNKEYYLSSQNLIREIERIHTEIDRIVSGSNEFSLKRNSSRIFHYLSEKEIQKLAFFFDCKDYSLVGLLLLGYTKFQKDDLVQCTACFHRASLKKLEYTEFNGHALWCRYYNKELLPTMLLELIGKEDKLITKLGVGERLNKLEAVLQTL, encoded by the coding sequence ATGGAAAAGGACGCATTGGAGGTTAGACTGAAGTCTATTAGACATTCGCTGGACAAGAATACCAAACTTTTACCGGGAAAATATAGGAATACTCTAGGAGAGCGACTTATTACCAAATGGAGgtacaagaagaaatccCATAATGGCAGTTCAATGTTGCCTGAAAAATGTAAGAGCCACGTGCAATTGTATGATGATTTGGTACAAGAAAGCTCTAAACATTTTGTTGGTTTCCGATTACACGATCTTCGGGccttgttgaaaagaatatgcTCCATTCAAAACTACACAAGGCATGTGCTCATTGAATGGGACGTTCGATGGGTCAATCCACTGACTCTAGCATCCAAGGGCTGGGAGCCGTACCAAAGTGCATCCCAGTCGCAAGTGCCATTTAAGTGCTGTTGTTGCCATGCCATTATGACAATTcctttattaaaaaatggcGATGATGTCGCCGATTACACCATGAaattgaatgaaaaaatctgGAATTCCAATATAATTGGAAATCATCTCCAAAAGTGTCCGTGGAGGGAAAATCAGGTTGATTTAAACAAAGAGTATTATTTAAGCTCACAAAACCTTATAAgggaaattgaaagaattcATACAGAAATTGACAGAATTGTTTCCGGATCAAATGAATTTAGCCTTAAAAGAAACTCTTCCCGTATATTTCATTACTTGTCTgagaaagaaatacaaaaattggcattttttttcgattGTAAAGACTATTCTCTCGTAGGTCTGTTGCTTCTCGGCTACACGAAATTCCAGAAGGATGATCTGGTTCAATGCACGGCTTGCTTTCATCGAGCATCCCTGAAGAAGTTAGAATATACAGAATTTAACGGACACGCTCTATGGTGTCGGTATTACAACAAAGAGTTGTTGCCCACAATGTTGCTGGAGTTAATCGGCAAGGAGGACAAACTAATAACGAAATTGGGCGTGGGAGAAAGACTAAATAAATTAGAGGCTGTTCTACAAACTTTATAA